A single region of the Rhodococcus sp. W8901 genome encodes:
- the pcaH gene encoding protocatechuate 3,4-dioxygenase subunit beta, with protein MLHLPPQYRPVSTGVNAPPDFADYKTTGLRSPRQPLKLLPQRLGELTGPVFGEDRVQPGDADLTIANGGEAQGQRIVVHGRVLDSNGKPVPNTLLEVWQANAGGRYRHIGDNWPAPLDPHFDGIGRCVTDADGHYTFTTIKPGAYPWRNHDNAWRPSHIHFSLFGQAFTQRLVTQMYFPDDPLFFQDPIYNAVPAAARHRMVSVFDYDATVADWALGFRFDIVLRGRDATPFEDDEDHDD; from the coding sequence ATGCTTCATCTGCCCCCGCAATATCGGCCGGTCAGCACCGGCGTGAATGCCCCGCCGGACTTCGCGGACTACAAGACCACCGGGCTCCGCAGCCCCCGGCAGCCGCTGAAGCTGCTACCGCAGCGACTGGGCGAGCTCACCGGACCGGTGTTCGGCGAGGACCGCGTGCAGCCCGGCGACGCCGACCTGACGATCGCGAACGGCGGCGAGGCCCAGGGCCAGCGGATCGTCGTGCACGGTCGGGTGCTCGACAGCAACGGCAAGCCCGTCCCGAACACGCTGCTCGAGGTGTGGCAGGCCAACGCGGGCGGCCGCTACCGGCACATCGGCGACAACTGGCCCGCGCCGCTCGACCCCCACTTCGACGGCATCGGCCGCTGCGTCACCGACGCCGACGGCCACTACACCTTCACCACGATCAAGCCGGGCGCGTACCCCTGGCGCAACCACGACAACGCGTGGCGGCCGTCGCACATCCACTTCTCGCTGTTCGGTCAGGCGTTCACGCAGCGCCTCGTGACGCAGATGTACTTCCCGGACGATCCGCTGTTCTTCCAGGACCCGATCTACAACGCGGTCCCCGCCGCCGCCCGGCACCGGATGGTCAGCGTCTTCGACTACGACGCGACCGTGGCCGACTGGGCCCTGGGCTTCCGTTTCGACATCGTCCTGCGCGGACGCGACGCCACCCCGTTCGAGGACGACGAGGATCACGATGACTGA